In the genome of Meles meles chromosome 16, mMelMel3.1 paternal haplotype, whole genome shotgun sequence, one region contains:
- the SGK2 gene encoding serine/threonine-protein kinase Sgk2 isoform X1 gives MDSSGPGTPSPQPSRANGNINLGPSANPNARPTDFDFLKVIGKGSYGKVLLAKHKSDGMFYAVKVLQKKSILKKKEQNHIMAERSVLLKNVRHPFLVGLRYSFQTPEKLYFVLDYVNGGELFFHLQRERRFLEPRARFYAAEVASAIGYLHSLNVIYRDLKPENILLDCQGHVVLTDFGLCKEGVEPEETTSTFCGTPEYLAPEVLRKEPYDRAVDWWCLGAVLYEMLQGLPPFYSQDMSQMYENILHQPLQIPGGQTVAACDLLQGLLHKDQRQRLGSKSDFLEIKNHVFFSPINWDDLYHKRLTPPFNPNVAGPADLKHFDPEFTQEAVSKSIGCTPDTVASSSGASSAFLGFSYAPEDEAILDY, from the exons ATGGACTCTAGCGGGCCTGGGACACCCAGTCCTCAG CCTTCAAGGGCCAATGGGAACATCAACCTGGGACCTTCAGCCAACCCAAA CGCCCGGCCCACCGACTTTGACTTCCTGAAAGTCATTGGCAAAGGGAGCTATGGGAAG gtcctgctGGCCAAGCACAAGTCTGATGGGATGTTCTACGCAGTGAAGGTGCTGCAGAAAAAGTCCatcttaaagaagaaagag CAGAACCACATCATGGCGGAGCGCAGTGTGCTGCTGAAGAACGTCCGGCACCCCTTCCTTGTGGGCCTGCGCTACTCCTTCCAAACGCCTGAGAAGCTCTACTTCGTGCTGGACTATGTCAACGGGGGAGAG CTCTTCTTCCACCTGCAGCGGGAACGCCGGTTCCTGGAGCCCCGGGCCCGGTTCTACGCCGCCGAGGTGGCCAGTGCCATTGGCTACCTGCACTCCCTCAATGTCATTTACAG GGATCTGAAACCAGAGAACATTCTCTTGGACTGCCAg GGACATGTGGTGCTGACAGATTTTGGCCTCTGCAAGGAAGGGGTAGAGCCTGAGGAGACCACGTCCACGTTTTGTGGCACCCCCGAG TACTTGGCTCCTGAAGTGCTTCGTAAAGAGCCTTATGATCGGGCAGTGGACTGGTGGTGCTTGGGGGCTGTTCTCTACGAGATGCTACAAGGCCTG CCACCATTCTACAGCCAAGACATGTCCCAGATGTATGAGAACATTCTGCACCAACCGCTGCAGATCCCTGGGGGCCAGACTGTGGCTGCCTGCGACCTCCTGCAAGGCCTTCTCCACAAGGACCAGAGGCAGCGGCTGGGCTCCAAATCAGACTTT CTTGAGATAAAGAATCATGTATTCTTCAGCCCCATAAACTGGGATGACTTGTACCACAAGAGGCTGACTCCACCCTTCAACCCAAATGTG GCAGGACCTGCTGACTTGAAACACTTTGACCCCGAGTTCACCCAGGAAGCTGTTTCAAAGTCCATTGGCTGCACGCCTGACACTGTGGCCAGTAGTTCTGGGGCCTCCAGTGCATTCCTGGGATTTTCCTATGCACCAGAGGATGAGGCCATCTTGGACTACTAG
- the SGK2 gene encoding serine/threonine-protein kinase Sgk2 isoform X2 gives MDSSGPGTPSPQPSRANGNINLGPSANPNARPTDFDFLKVIGKGSYGKVLLAKHKSDGMFYAVKVLQKKSILKKKENHIMAERSVLLKNVRHPFLVGLRYSFQTPEKLYFVLDYVNGGELFFHLQRERRFLEPRARFYAAEVASAIGYLHSLNVIYRDLKPENILLDCQGHVVLTDFGLCKEGVEPEETTSTFCGTPEYLAPEVLRKEPYDRAVDWWCLGAVLYEMLQGLPPFYSQDMSQMYENILHQPLQIPGGQTVAACDLLQGLLHKDQRQRLGSKSDFLEIKNHVFFSPINWDDLYHKRLTPPFNPNVAGPADLKHFDPEFTQEAVSKSIGCTPDTVASSSGASSAFLGFSYAPEDEAILDY, from the exons ATGGACTCTAGCGGGCCTGGGACACCCAGTCCTCAG CCTTCAAGGGCCAATGGGAACATCAACCTGGGACCTTCAGCCAACCCAAA CGCCCGGCCCACCGACTTTGACTTCCTGAAAGTCATTGGCAAAGGGAGCTATGGGAAG gtcctgctGGCCAAGCACAAGTCTGATGGGATGTTCTACGCAGTGAAGGTGCTGCAGAAAAAGTCCatcttaaagaagaaagag AACCACATCATGGCGGAGCGCAGTGTGCTGCTGAAGAACGTCCGGCACCCCTTCCTTGTGGGCCTGCGCTACTCCTTCCAAACGCCTGAGAAGCTCTACTTCGTGCTGGACTATGTCAACGGGGGAGAG CTCTTCTTCCACCTGCAGCGGGAACGCCGGTTCCTGGAGCCCCGGGCCCGGTTCTACGCCGCCGAGGTGGCCAGTGCCATTGGCTACCTGCACTCCCTCAATGTCATTTACAG GGATCTGAAACCAGAGAACATTCTCTTGGACTGCCAg GGACATGTGGTGCTGACAGATTTTGGCCTCTGCAAGGAAGGGGTAGAGCCTGAGGAGACCACGTCCACGTTTTGTGGCACCCCCGAG TACTTGGCTCCTGAAGTGCTTCGTAAAGAGCCTTATGATCGGGCAGTGGACTGGTGGTGCTTGGGGGCTGTTCTCTACGAGATGCTACAAGGCCTG CCACCATTCTACAGCCAAGACATGTCCCAGATGTATGAGAACATTCTGCACCAACCGCTGCAGATCCCTGGGGGCCAGACTGTGGCTGCCTGCGACCTCCTGCAAGGCCTTCTCCACAAGGACCAGAGGCAGCGGCTGGGCTCCAAATCAGACTTT CTTGAGATAAAGAATCATGTATTCTTCAGCCCCATAAACTGGGATGACTTGTACCACAAGAGGCTGACTCCACCCTTCAACCCAAATGTG GCAGGACCTGCTGACTTGAAACACTTTGACCCCGAGTTCACCCAGGAAGCTGTTTCAAAGTCCATTGGCTGCACGCCTGACACTGTGGCCAGTAGTTCTGGGGCCTCCAGTGCATTCCTGGGATTTTCCTATGCACCAGAGGATGAGGCCATCTTGGACTACTAG